CCTGAAGATGCTGCGCCAATGGGGCGGGATCGTGGATGTGACCGGCGACCGTTCGCCGCTGATCTCCAAGACGCCGGTGGGCAATATCTTTGTCAACGCAGGCTGGGGCACCGGCGGTTTCAAGGCGATCCCTGGTTCCGGCTGGGCGATGGCGGAGCTGATGGCCACAGGTCATTCGCCGCTGGCCGAAGAGTTTTCGATGATGCGCTTCAAAGAAGGCAAATTCATCGATGAGAGCGTTGCTGCCGGTGTGGCACACTGATGCCGCGCACCGTCGCAAAATTCTTGGAAGAATTTTGCCAAGGGTATTCTAACATCCTTGGCCCCCAGTTGGAGAGGTCCGCACAATGCTGATCCTTGAATGCCCATATTGCGGCGTCAAAGCCGAAGAAACTGAACTGCACGCAGGTGGCGAGGCGCATCTGAAGCGTTTTGGTCCCGGTTCGTCAGATGACGAGTTTCATGACTATCTGTTCATGCGCGAAAACCCCAAGGGTGTGCATTTTGAACGCTGGCGCCATGCCAATGGCTGCGGCAAGTGGTTTCACGCCGCGCGCTGCACCACCACGCTTGAGGTCTTTGGCACCTATTCTGCGCAGACCTATGAGCCGCCGCAGGACATTCAGGATGCGGTCACGGCCAAACGCCCCGGTTGGACATGGCGGGATCTGAAATGATTGCCTGTCTGAACGTTATCTCCCTTTTCGTCGCCCTCTCTTGCGAAAGGTCCGCCACATGAGCACGCGCCTTGCCAAAAATGGCCGGTTGATCGACCGCTCCAAACCGATCGAATTCACCTTCAACGGCAAGCGGATGAAGGGCTATGCAGGCGACACGCTGGCGTCTGCTCTGTTGGCCAATGACCAGATGATGGTTGGCCGCTCGTTCAAATACCATCGCCCGCGCGGCTTGGTTGCGGCCGGCCCGGAAGAGCCTAACGCATTGGTGGGTTTGGGGACCGGTGACCGGTTTGAACCCAATCAGCGCGCCACCACGACCGAGCTGTTTTCTGGCCTGTCGGCGCAGTCGCAGAACCACTGGCCGAGCCTTGAGTTCGACGTGGGTGTGGCCAACAACGCGCTGGCGCGATTCCTGCCTGCGGGTTTCTATTACAAGATGTTCATCCACCCGCGTCCCCTGTGGAAACATGTCTATGAGCCGATCATCCGCCATTCT
The nucleotide sequence above comes from Phaeobacter inhibens DSM 16374. Encoded proteins:
- a CDS encoding sarcosine oxidase subunit delta, which encodes MLILECPYCGVKAEETELHAGGEAHLKRFGPGSSDDEFHDYLFMRENPKGVHFERWRHANGCGKWFHAARCTTTLEVFGTYSAQTYEPPQDIQDAVTAKRPGWTWRDLK